A single window of Pyrus communis chromosome 10, drPyrComm1.1, whole genome shotgun sequence DNA harbors:
- the LOC137747166 gene encoding thioredoxin reductase NTRB-like: protein MVFRPNPRKMLSLMRRSRSAVGLVAAASFSSSRSSSSASTSAAPKLASAMDDLKTLRTKVCIIGSGPAGHTAAIYAARAELKPILFEGMMANDIAPGGQLTTTTDVENFPGFPDGILGFELMDRCRKQSIRFGTEVFTETVNKVDFSTTPFKIFANERTVLADSVVVATGAVAKRLQFPGSEEYWNRGISACAVCDGAAPIFRDKPLAVIGGGDSAMEEANFLTKYGSEVHIIHRRDTFRASKIMQHRALSNPKIRVVWNSVVVEAYGEGKGPLAGLKVKNVVTGEVSDLKVSGLFFAIGHEPATKFLDGQLKLHDDGYVATEPGTTQTSVKGVFAAGDVQDKKYRQAVTAAGSGCMAALEAEHYLQEIGSQEGKTD from the exons ATGGTTTTTCGCCCAAACCCAAGGAAGATGCTGAGCCTGATGAGAAGAAGTCGCAGCGCAGTTGGACTAGTCGCAGCCGCCTCGTTCTCCTCATCGCGCTCGTCTTCTTCCGCTTCCACGTCAGCAGCGCCCAAACTAGCCTCCGCCATGGACGACCTCAAGACCCTAAGGACCAAGGTCTGCATCATCGGCAGCGGGCCCGCGGGGCATACGGCCGCCATATACGCCGCCCGGGCGGAGCTCAAGCCGATTCTGTTTGAGGGTATGATGGCCAACGATATCGCCCCCGGCGGCCagctcaccaccaccaccgacGTCGAGAACTTCCCGGGTTTTCCCGACGGAATCCTCGGGTTCGAACTCATGGACCGGTGCCGAAAGCAGTCCATCCGTTTCGGGACCGAGGTGTTCACCGAAACCGTCAACAAGGTCGACTTCTCGACCACTCCGTTCAAGATCTTCGCCAATGAAAGGACCGTCCTGGCCGATTCCGTCGTCGTAGCCACCGGCGCTGTCGCCAAGCGCCTTCAGTTCCCTGGCTCCGAAGAGTACTGGAACCGCGGGATTTCGGCCTGCGCGGTGTGCGACGGGGCCGCCCCAATATTTCGGGACAAGCCGCTGGCGGTGATCGGAGGTGGCGACTCGGCGATGGAGGAGGCGAATTTTCTGACCAAGTACGGGTCAGAAGTGCACATAATTCACCGAAGGGACACGTTTCGGGCTTCGAAGATTATGCAGCATCGGGCGCTGAGCAACCCGAAAATCCGAGTGGTGTGGAACTCGGTGGTGGTGGAGGCTTACGGCGAAGGAAAAGGGCCTCTGGCAGGGCTGAAGGTGAAAAATGTGGTGACTGGGGAGGTTTCCGATTTGAAGGTTTCGGGCCTGTTTTTCGCAATTGGGCACGAACCGGCGACCAAGTTTTTGGATGGGCAATTGAAGCTCCATGACGATGGGTATGTTGCTACGGAGCCAGGAACTACGCAGACCAGCGTAAAAGGGGTTTTCGCCGCCGGAGATGTTCAGGACAAGAAGTATAGGCAGGCTGTCACTGCCGCCGGAAGCG GATGCATGGCAGCCTTGGAAGCAGAACACTACTTGCAAGAGATTGGATCCCAGGAGGGTAAGACTGATTGA
- the LOC137746880 gene encoding uncharacterized protein, producing MGVELRNNEAALDEMAEDGEFTDSDLVDHIRDILCSVTSGSPAALAENKDYERLISVVSHDGGYGADEEAFLVTTLEALSRAVSCIDHDLHNLLLAAIFGMNLWTQRPQVMDAVIHFIISLAASCGKFVDECLAMLTKQFFPPKSFQLPRGLTKKDQVLSRVHSALNDIADMLPLSPARLVPIVLAATPQYRFHDINTLSVVMYVENMLKLESGALGEVVRIPMLTGVVELLLDLDVEIGWDDIEDDSSKGIFEMELEAVHESMDDDLNDDSEIARKLSTKVSGSNSFAEKLDSLLVLTFEHLESCEVGGRLIEVFETLLESFKRTVLTAYKSKFAQFVIFYACSLDPGNCGVTFALMLENTFFCSTNPPLLRMSAVSYLASYLSRAKFLSASVIANTLERLVDWCCKYVKTQNDKVNPEAYRVFYSGCQAIMYLLCFRMRSMMDVPLLKPWLLRLPLESVLNNKLNPLQVCLPSIVNEFLRQSKAAGLFMTLDKFDFDDYLESELSKEFGGRERLDMFFPFDPCLLKKSDRYIRPKFIFWSMVHPTYDDDEDSSDEDIGDAVADENVDGMDYAILQQHYDLDEFDSALNKMSITPKNSLHSTFGGAIKQPMRMPSRIRPSTSPESL from the exons ATGGGCGTCGAGTTGAGGAACAACGAGGCGGCTTTGGATGAGATGGCGGAGGACGGAGAATTCACCGATTCCGACCTCGTCGATCACATCAGGGATATTCTTTGCTCAGTGACTTCAGGTTCACCAGCG GCTCTGGCTGAAAACAAGGACTATGAACGGCTCATTTCGGTTGTGAGCCACGACGGAGGGTACGGCGCCGATGAGGAGGCTTTTCTTGTG ACGACTTTGGAGGCACTATCTAGAGCAGTTTCTTGTATAGATCATGATCTACACAATCTACTTCTTGCTGCT ATTTTTGGGATGAACTTGTGGACGCAGAGGCCTCAGGTGATGGATGCGGTGATTCATTTCATTATTTCGTTG GCTGCTTCCTGCGGGAAGTTTGTAGATGAGTGTTTGGCGATGCTCACAAAACAATTCTTTCCACCTAAAAGTTTCCAGCTGCCGCGCGGTCTTACAAAAAAGGACCAAGTTTTATCTCGCGTGCATTCAGCTCTGAATGATATTGCTGATATGCTACCACTTTCCCCTGCGAGATTGGTGCCAATTGTTTTAGCTGCAACACCACAATATCGTTTTCATGATATAAAT ACTCTTAGTGTTGTGATGTACGTAGAGAACATGCTAAAGTTGGAGAGTGGCGCTCTTGGTGAAGTAGTTCGGATCCCAATGCTAACTGGCGTGGTGGAATTGCTGCTAGACTTGGAC GTGGAGATTGGATGGGATGACATAGAAGATGACTCAAGTAAAGGAATATTTGAGATGGAGCTAGAAGCTGTACACGAGTCTATGGATGATGATCTGAATGATGATAGCGAG ATTGCAAGAAAATTAAGTACGAAGGTTTCAGGAAGTAATTCATTTGCCGAAAAATTAGATAGCTTGTTGGTGTTAACTTTTGAGCATCTTGAGTCTTGTGAAGTTGGTGGCCGTTTGATCGAG GTCTTTGAAACTCTACTGGAGTCATTTAAGAGGACTGTTTTGACTGCATACAAATCGAAGTTTGCCCAg TTTGTGATCTTCTATGCATGTTCTCTAGATCCTGGAAATTGTGGCGTGACATTTGCTTTGATGCTTGAAAATACTTTTTTCTGCAGTACCAACCCCCCACTTCTCAG AATGAGTGCCGTTTCTTATCTTGCTAGTTATTTGTCTCGTGCGAAGTTTCTGTCGGCTTCTGTGATTGCTAACACTTTGGAAAG GTTGGTGGATTGGTGCTGTAAATATGTCAAAACGCAGAATGACAAAGTAAATCCGGAAGCTTATAGAGTGTTTTATTCAGGATGTcag GCCATCATGTATTTGCTTTGCTTCCGAATGAGGTCAATGATGGATGTTCCTCTGCTGAAGCCATGGCTTCTTCGTCTGCCTTTGGAGTCTGTTTTGAATAATAAATTGAACCCGCTGCAG GTGTGTCTGCCTTCCATAGTAAACGAGTTTCTACGGCAATCAAAAGCAGCTGGTTTATTCATGACACTTGACAAATTTGATTTCGATGACTATCTGGAATCAGAACTTTCAAAGGAATTTGGTGGGAGGGAAAGGCTAGACATGTTCTTCCCATTTGACCCGTGCTTGCTGAAGAAAAGTGACAG GTACATCCGGCCGAAGTTCATTTTCTGGTCGATGGTTCATCCTACGTATGACGATGACGAAGATTCCAGTGATGAAGACATAGGTGACGCTGTCGCGGATGAAAATGTGGACGGAATGGATTATGCGATTTTGCAACAGCATTATGATCTCGATGAATTTGACTCCGCTTTGAACAAAATGTCCATCACACCAAAGAATTCCTTACATAGTACATTTGGTGGTGCAATAAAACAGCCCATGCGGATGCCTTCAAGAATTAGACCGTCCACAAGTCCGGAGTCTCTGTAA
- the LOC137748576 gene encoding 3-hydroxy-3-methylglutaryl coenzyme A reductase 2-B-like encodes MAVRRRPPTASAAGEPIKSDNQLLKASDALPLPLYLTNGLFFTLFFAVAYFLLNRWREKIRSSTPLHVVTLSELAALFSLFASIIYLLGFFGIDFVQSFVSPNSRAAHGPWNDDVVVRQNSSVNFTALPSYATSASDKSPALSADDEKIIKSVVDGTTPSYSLESTLGDCRRAAAIRREALQRTTGSSLDGLPLEGFDYEAILGQCCEMPVGYVQIPVGVAGPLLIDGEEYSVPMATTEGCLVASTNRGCKAIHMSSGASSVVLKDGMTRAPVVRFSSAARAAELKFFVEDPLNFDTLAVVFNRSSRFAKLQRIQCSIAGKNVYMRFTCSTGDAMGMNMVSKGVQNVLDFLQSDFPDMDIIGISGNFCSDKKPAAVNWIEGRGKSVVCEAVIKEEVVRKVLKTNVASLVELNMLKNLTGSAMAGALGGFNAHASNIVAAIYIATGQDPAQNVESSHCITMMEAINDGKDLHVSVTMPSIEVGTVGGGTQLASQAACLNLLGVRGASRDSPGSNSRKLATIVAGSVLAGELSLMSAIAAGQLVKSHMKYNRSSKDVSKLACPS; translated from the exons ATGGCCGTTCGCCGGCGACCCCCAACTGCCTCTGCAGCCGGCGAACCCATTAAATCCGACAACCAGCTGCTGAAGGCCTCCGACGCGCTTCCCCTCCCGCTTTACCTCACCAATGGCCTCTTCTTCACTCTCTTCTTCGCCGTCGCCTACTTCCTCCTCAACCGGTGGCGCGAGAAGATCCGCAGCTCCACGCCGCTGCACGTCGTTACGCTGTCCGAGCTCGCCGCCCTCTTCTCCCTGTTCGCCTCCATAATCTACCTCCTCGGCTTCTTCGGCATTGACTTCGTCCAGTCCTTCGTCTCCCCCAACTCCCGCGCCGCCCACGGCCCCTGGAACGACGACGTCGTAGTCCGGCAAAATAGTTCTGTCAATTTCACCGCACTCCCCTCCTACGCCACCTCCGCCTCGGACAAGTCGCCGGCGTTGTCGGCTGATGACGAGAAAATCATCAAGTCTGTCGTCGATGGAACCACGCCTTCGTACTCTCTCGAGTCCACCCTCGGAGACTGCCGGAGGGCGGCTGCGATACGGCGCGAGGCCCTGCAGCGGACGACCGGTAGTTCGCTGGATGGCCTCCCGCTGGAAGGGTTCGACTACGAGGCGATACTGGGGCAATGCTGCGAGATGCCGGTGGGGTACGTGCAGATCCCGGTGGGAGTGGCGGGGCCGCTGCTGATCGACGGGGAGGAGTACTCGGTGCCAATGGCAACCACGGAGGGGTGCTTGGTGGCCAGTACCAATAGGGGATGCAAGGCCATCCACATGTCCAGCGGGGCCAGCAGCGTGGTTCTCAAGGACGGTATGACCCGAGCTCCCGTTGTCCGGTTCAGCTCAGCCGCCAGAGCTGCCGAACTCAAGTTCTTTGTTGAGGACCCGCTCAACTTTGATACCCTCGCCGTCGTTTTCAACCG ATCAAGTAGATTTGCGAAGCTTCAGAGGATTCAATGCTCGATAGCGGGGAAGAATGTGTACATGAGGTTTACTTGCAGCACTGGAGATGCTATGGGGATGAACATGGTCTCCAAAGGCGTCCAAAACGTTCTAGATTTCCTCCAAAGCGACTTCCCTGACATGGATATTATTGGCATCTCTG GAAACTTCTGCTCCGACAAGAAACCGGCGGCGGTGAATTGGATAGAAGGGAGAGGAAAGTCAGTAGTGTGTGAGGCAGTGATCAAGGAAGAGGTGGTGAGGAAGGTACTGAAGACAAATGTGGCTTCCCTGGTGGAGCTCAACATGCTTAAGAACCTTACTGGTTCTGCCATGGCCGGTGCTCTTGGTGGGTTCAATGCGCACGCCAGCAACATTGTCGCTGCGATCTATATCGCGACCGGCCAGGATCCGGCTCAGAATGTTGAGAGCTCTCACTGCATCACCATGATGGAAGCCATAAACGACGGCAAGGACCTTCATGTCTCCGTCACTATGCCTTCCATTGAG GTAGGAACAGTTGGAGGAGGAACCCAGCTTGCATCACAAGCAGCCTGCCTGAACCTGCTGGGTGTGAGGGGTGCAAGCAGAGACTCACCCGGTTCAAACTCTAGAAAATTGGCCACCATTGTCGCCGGTTCAGTGCTCGCCGGAGAACTTTCGCTGATGTCTGCAATTGCAGCGGGACAGCTGGTCAAGAGCCACATGAAATACAACAGATCTAGCAAGGATGTCTCAAAACTTGCCTGCCCCAGTTAA
- the LOC137748564 gene encoding uncharacterized protein encodes MAYQQQQQQGGAQLFNSPFGDTTLTKVFVGGLAWETQSDTLRRHFEQFGDILEAVVITDKNTGRSKGYGFVTFCDPESARRACSDPNPVIDGRRANCNLASLGRPRQPFLFHGQVRSPAPILGRVQPPRAAYMGSPHPAYHHPIPHGYQPGFVYPSYGYTGYGPEFVYPQGAYSPYMTQQQYLQIYGVPGTVNPGVYSYGQFGQSLPGNQGYATVQNYGVPGPHVMQFSGANVGAASPAAIPTIQTPYPAGIVAPAPGQTQYMLPTNSPQFTSGSDQTAG; translated from the exons ATGGCTtaccagcagcagcaacagcaagGAGGGGCTCAGCTGTTCAATTCCCCGTTCGGGGACACGACGTTGACGAAGGTGTTCGTGGGGGGATTGGCCTGGGAGACCCAGAGCGACACTCTACGACGTCACTTCGAGCAGTTCGGCGACATCCTCGAGGCTGTCGTTATCACCGATAAGAACACCGGCCGATCCAAAGGCTATGGCTTT GTCACATTTTGTGATCCTGAATCTGCAAGAAGGGCTTGCTCGGATCCCAATCCTGTGATCGATGGCCGCAGAGCTAACTGCAATCTTGCTTCTCTGGGTCGTCCCCGCCAACCTTTCCTTTTTCATG GGCAAGTGAGATCACCAGCTCCAATCCTCGGGCGCGTGCAGCCGCCTAGAGCTGCTTACATGGGGAGCCCCCACCCTGCTTACCACCACCCTATTCCTCATGGTTACCAGCCCGGGTTTGTGTACCCGTCTTATGG GTACACAGGATATGGACCTGAATTTGTCTACCCACAG GGTGCCTACAGTCCTTACATGACTCAGCAGCAATACCTTCAGATATATGGGGTACCAGGCACGGTTAACCCTGGCGTATATTCATATGGACAATTCGGTCAGTCACTCCCTGGAAACCAGGGATATGCAACAGTTCAAAACTATGGAGTTCCAGGTCCTCATGTAATGCAATTCAGTGGGGCCAATGTCGGTGCAGCATCCCCAGCTGCCATTCCAACGATTCAAACACCATATCCTGCAG GTATAGTTGCACCAGCTCCAGGACAGACGCAGTATATGCTTCCTACTAATTCTCCTCAATTCACCAGTGGTTCCGATCAAACTGCAGGTTGA
- the LOC137747400 gene encoding 3-hydroxy-3-methylglutaryl coenzyme A reductase 1-like — protein MDDLRRRPPLPKSHHHRRPNQTASATDPNSYPKASDALPLPLYLTNGLFVTLFFTVAYFLLNRWREKIRTSTPLHVVTLSEIAAIFSLFASVIYLLGFFGIDFVQSFVAPRTPHDDWHEHDVVLESPPPRPPQQKKDEQLISKEDEEIVESVLSGTTASYELESKLGDCKRAAAIRREALQKTTGRSLQGLPLEGFDYQSILGQCCENPVGYVQIPVGVAGPLLLDGEEYMVPMATTEGCLVASTNRGFKAIYASGGAESVLFNDSMTRAPIVRFHSVVRAAQLKFFVENPLNFDALAVVFNRSSRFAKLEKIRSAIAGRNLYLRFSCSTGDAMGMNMISKGVQYVLEFLQNEFPDMEVVGISGNFCSDKKAAAVNWIEGRGKSVTCEAVIKEEVVRKVLKTDVDSLVKLNVNKNLVGSAMAGALGGFNAHASNIVSAVFIATGQDPAQNIESSHCITLMEADGSDLHISVTMPSIEVGTVGGGTQLASQSACLNLLGVKGASKDSPGLNSRQLARIVAGAVLAGELSLMSAIASGQLVQSHMKYNRSSRDVANLASVNTGRIQ, from the exons ATGGACGACCTCCGCCGGCGACCACCTCTCCCCAAATCCCACCACCACCGCCGCCCTAACCAAACCGCCTCCGCCACGGACCCAAATTCCTACCCCAAGGCTTCCGACGCGCTTCCTCTGCCTCTTTACCTCACCAATGGCCTCTTCGTCACTCTCTTCTTCACCGTCGCCTACTTCCTCCTGAACCGGTGGCGCGAGAAGATCCGCACGTCCACGCCGCTTCACGTAGTCACGCTCTCGGAGATCGCCGCCATCTTCTCCCTCTTCGCCTCCGTCATCtaccttctcggcttcttcggTATAGACTTCGTCCAGTCCTTCGTCGCTCCCCGAACCCCGCACGACGACTGGCACGAGCACGACGTCGTTCTCGAATCGCCGCCGCCGCGTCCTCCTCAGCAGAAGAAAGATGAGCAACTAATCTCTAAAGAAGACGAGGAGATCGTCGAGTCGGTGTTGTCCGGAACGACGGCGTCCTACGAGCTCGAATCGAAGCTCGGGGACTGTAAACGAGCCGCGGCGATCCGGCGCGAGGCTTTGCAGAAAACGACGGGTCGTTCGCTGCAGGGGCTGCCGCTGGAGGGCTTCGATTATCAGTCGATACTGGGACAGTGCTGTGAGAATCCGGTGGGGTATGTGCAGATCCCGGTGGGAGTCGCCGGACCGCTGTTGCTCGACGGAGAAGAGTACATGGTGCCAATGGCGACAACGGAGGGGTGCCTGGTGGCCAGCACCAATAGGGGATTCAAGGCAATCTACGCCTCAGGCGGCGCCGAGAGTGTCCTCTTCAACGACTCCATGACCAGAGCTCCAATTGTGAGGTTCCACTCCGTCGTTAGGGCTGCTCAGCTCAAGTTCTTCGTCGAGAACCCTCTCAATTTTGATGCTCTCGCCGTCGTTTTCAACAG GTCTAGCAGATTTGCAAAGCTCGAAAAGATTCGAAGCGCGATAGCAGGCAGGAATCTGTACCTAAGGTTTTCATGCAGCACTGGAGATGCCATGGGGATGAACATGATATCCAAAGGCGTTCAATATGTTCTCGAATTCCTTCAAAATGAATTCCCGGACATGGAAGTTGTCGGCATCTCTG GAAACTTCTGCTCAGACAAGAAAGCAGCAGCCGTAAATTGGATTGAAGGGCGAGGGAAATCAGTAACTTGCGAGGCAGTCATCAAGGAGGAAGTGGTGAGGAAGGTACTGAAAACCGATGTGGATTCCCTTGTGAAGCTTAACGTGAATAAAAACCTTGTTGGGTCTGCCATGGCTGGTGCTCTAGGCGGGTTTAATGCCCACGCCAGCAATATTGTCTCTGCAGTCTTCATAGCCACCGGCCAGGACCCTGCTCAGAATATTGAGAGCTCTCACTGCATTACCTTGATGGAAGCCGACGGCAGTGACCTTCACATCTCAGTCACCATGCCTTCCATTGAG gTGGGTACAGTTGGAGGAGGAACACAACTCGCATCCCAATCAGCCTGCTTGAACTTGCTTGGTGTCAAGGGGGCAAGCAAAGACTCTCCTGGTTTAAACTCAAGGCAACTGGCGAGAATTGTAGCCGGAGCTGTCCTGGCAGGGGAGCTTTCTCTCATGTCAGCCATTGCATCTGGGCAGCTAGTGCAGAGCCACATGAAATACAACCGATCTAGCAGGGACGTTGCAAACCTCGCCTCGGTAAACACGGGTAGAATAcagtaa
- the LOC137748160 gene encoding plant intracellular Ras-group-related LRR protein 4-like yields METTAVESVDQVVQEIMRIHRSLPPRPAVDEVEAAVALVRNVEMAEQARLDAIARQTKSLQVPEELFMVLQEMQRNLVYFNSKEEMWEARKLLDLENVHNLFDDLIQRASTCVSSPDSTSSSSAAANLSSSSNSVSGVLPHRPPPSSSSGSAAAAAYVFNTDRGVAKSSSARVSRDDSFVVSKAKKAFYLDGIGAGPAVSPTPRIVDSSLRPVSALNSTGGGGGGVGGQEGEKLSLIKLASLIEVFAKKGTDDVNLRNKLMDQIEWLPDSIGKLSRLVSLDLSENQILVLPTTIGGLSSLTKLDLHSNKIAQLPDTIGDLLSLVSLDLRANNLTTLPATLGRLVHLEELDLSSNRLTVLPDTIGSLASLKTLNVETNDIEEIPHTIGHCTSLKELRADYNRLKALPEAVGKIESLEVLSVRYNNIKQLPTTVSSLLSLRELDVSFNELESVPENLCFATSLVKMNIGNNFADLRSLPRSIGNLEMLEELDISNNQIRVLPDSFRMLTRLRVLRVEENPLEVPPRHIAEKGAQAVVQYMAELVAKRDVKAQPVKQKKTWAQICCFSRSNKRKRNGEDYVKA; encoded by the exons ATGGAAACGACGGCGGTTGAATCAGTGGACCAAGTGGTGCAAGAGATCATGAGAATTCACAGATCTTTGCCGCCGAGGCCGGCCGTCGACGAGGTGGAAGCGGCGGTGGCGCTGGTTCGGAATGTGGAAATGGCGGAACAGGCCAGGCTCGACGCCATTGCCAGGCAGACCAAGAGCTTGCAAGTTCCGGAAGAGCTGTTCATGGTGCTGCAGGAGATGCAGAGGAACTTGGTCTACTTCAACAGCAAGGAGGAGATGTGGGAGGCCCGTAAGTTGCTCGATCTCGAGAACGTCCATAATCTGTTCGATGATTTGATTCAGAGAGCTTCCACTTGCGTCTCCTCTCCCGATTCCACTTCTTCCTCTTCTGCGGCGGCGAATTTGAGTTCGAGTTCGAATTCCGTTTCTGGGGTCCTTCCTCACCGGccccctccttcttcttcttctggttctgctgctgctgcggcGTATGTGTTCAACACTGACAGAGGTGTTGCTAAAAGTTCTTCAGCCAGAGTCAGCAGAGACGACAGTTTCGTGGTCAGCAAGGCCAAGAAAGCTTTCTACTTGGATGGAATCGGGGCTGGACCTGCTGTTTCTCCAACTCCCCGGATAGTGGATTCGTCTCTCAGGCCGGTTTCCGCTCTCAATTCaacaggaggaggaggaggtggagttGGAG GTCAAGAGGGTGAGAAATTGAGTCTGATAAAGTTAGCGAGCTTAATTGAAGTGTTTGCAAAGAAAGGCACCGATGATGTTAATCTTCGAAACAAGTTGATGGACCAAATTGAATGGCTGCCTGACTCGATAGGAAAGCTTTCGAGATTGGTCTCCCTTGATTTGTCTGAAAACCAGATTCTGGTCCTCCCAACCACCATTGGGGGTCTTTCCTCCTTGACCAAATTGGATTTGCACTCAAACAAGATTGCTCAGCTGCCCGACACTATTGGAGATCTTCTTAGCCTTGTCTCTCTAGACCTTAGAGCAAACAACTTGACTACTCTGCCAGCTACCCTTGGCCGATTGGTCCATCTTGAAGAGCTCGATTTGAGCTCAAACAGGCTCACTGTGCTTCCTGACACAATTGGGTCCCTTGCTAGCCTCAAGACATTGAATGTTGAGACCAATGATATTGAAGAAATTCCTCATACTATTGGTCATTGTACCTCGCTCAAAGAGCTGCGTGCAGATTATAACCGTCTTAAAGCACTTCCTGAAGCTGTAGGAAAGATTGAGAGCCTGGAGGTTTTGTCTGTGCGTTACAATAACATCAAACAGTTGCCCACAACCGTGTCGTCTCTGTTGAGCCTGAGGGAGCTGGATGTGAGTTTCAATGAGCTTGAGTCAGTGCCTGAGAACTTGTGCTTTGCCACCTCACTTGTCAAGATGAACATTGGGAACAATTTCGCTGATCTGCGATCCCTGCCAAGGTCTATTGGGAACCTCGAGATGCTTGAAGAGTTGGATATCAGCAACAACCAGATACGAGTTCTCCCAGACTCCTTCAGGATGCTCACTCGACTACGTGTTCTACGTGTTGAAGAAAACCCTCTTGAAGTCCCACCAAGACACATAGCCGAAAAGGGTGCACAA GCTGTTGTTCAATACATGGCTGAGCTTGTCGCGAAAAGAGATGTTAAAGCACAACCTGTTAAGCAGAAAAAGACTTGGGCTCAAATCTGCTGCTTCTCAAGGTCAAACAAAAGGAAGCGCAATGGTGAAGATTATGTAAAAGCCTGA